A genomic region of Cannabis sativa cultivar Pink pepper isolate KNU-18-1 chromosome 1, ASM2916894v1, whole genome shotgun sequence contains the following coding sequences:
- the LOC115704726 gene encoding mannose-1-phosphate guanylyltransferase 1 has product MKALILVGGFGTRLRPLTLSVPKPLVDFANKPMILHQIEALKAIGVSEVVLAINYQPEVMLNFLKDFEAKLGIKITCSQETEPLGTAGPLALARDKLIDESGEPFFVLNSDVISEYPLKEMIEFHKSHGGEASIMVTKVDEPSKYGVVVMEESTGKVEKFVEKPKLFVGNKINAGIYLLNPSVLDRIQLRPTSIEKEVFPEIAAESKLFAMVLPGFWMDIGQPRDYITGLRLYLDSLRKKSSVKLATGAHVVGNVLIDETATIGEGCLIGPDVAIGPGCVVESGVRLSRCTVMRGVRIKKHACISSSIIGWHSTVGQWARVENMTILGEDVHVSDEIYSNGGVVLPHKEIKASILKPEIVM; this is encoded by the exons ATGAAGGCCCTTATTCTTGTTGGAGGGTTCGGAACACGTTTGAGGCCATTGACACTCAGTGTTCCCAAGCCACTTGTTGATTTTGCCAACAAACCCATGATCTTGCATCAG ATTGAAGCTCTTAAGGCTATTGGCGTGAGTGAAGTGGTTTTGGCTATCAATTACCAACCAGAG GTGATGCTGAACTTCTTGAAGGATTTTGAGGCAAAGCTCGGGATCAAGATCACTTGCTCACAAGAGACTGAGCCACTTGGCACAGCTGGTCCTCTGGCGCTTGCTAGGGATAAGTTGATAGACGAGTCCGGCGAGCCATTTTTTGTCCTTAACAGTGATGTCATTAGTGAGTATCCGCTCAAGGAAATGATTGAATTCCACAAGTCTCATGGAGGAGAGGCTTCCATTATGGTGACCAAG GTAGACGAGCCATCAAAGTATGGTGTCGTAGTTATGGAAGAATCAACAGGGAAAGTGGAGAAATTTGTAGAAAAACCAAAACTGTTTGTCGGGAACAAAATTAATGCTGGAATTTACTTGTTAAACCCTTCAGTTCTTGATCGAATTCAACTGAGGCCCACCTCAATTGAGAAAGAGGTCTTCCCGGAAATTGCAGCCGAAAGTAAGCTCTTTGCAATGGTGCTTCCCGGGTTCTGGATGGACATTGGACAGCCTAGGGACTACATCACTGGCCTAAGACTCTACTTAGACTCATTGAGGAAGAAATCTTCCGTTAAGTTGGCCACTGGAGCCCATGTCGTTGGTAATGTTCTAATTGATGAGACAGCCACCATTGGCGAGGGATGTTTGATCGGGCCAGATGTCGCCATTGGCCCAGGCTGTGTTGTTGAATCAGGAGTTAGGCTTTCACGCTGCACAGTAATGCGGGGGGTTCGTATCAAGAAGCATGCTTGCATTTCCAGCAGTATCATTGGCTGGCACTCAACTGTGGGGCAGTGGGCACGTGTGGAGAACATGACTATTCTTGGAGAAGATGTTCATGTGAGTGATGAAATCTACAGCAATGGAGGTGTGGTCTTGCCTCACAAAGAGATCAAAGCTAGCATTTTGAAGCCAGAGATTGTCATGTGA